In Corythoichthys intestinalis isolate RoL2023-P3 chromosome 11, ASM3026506v1, whole genome shotgun sequence, a single genomic region encodes these proteins:
- the LOC130924199 gene encoding selenoprotein H-like — MASAAARGGRKRKIVAEEEKTKPAKEAKGEEMPVLEGPKVVIEHCKSURVYRHHAEGVKSALLTARPELTVVLNPDKPRRHSFEITLIDGGKDTLLWTGIKRGPPARLKFPEPDVVVSALKEAVGAD, encoded by the exons ATGGCGTCTGCAGCAG CTCGTGGTGGAAGAAAGCGCAAAATTGTGGCAGAAGAAGAGAAGACCAAACCTGCTAAGGAGGCAAAAGGAGAAGAAATGCCTGTGCTGGAAGGCCCAAAAGTAGTTATTGAACACTG TAAGAGCTGACGAGTGTATCGGCATCATGCTGAAGGGGTGAAATCTGCCCTGTTGACTGCACGCCCTGAACTGACTGTGGTCCTCAATCCCGACAAGCCCCGCAGGCATAGCTTTGAGATCACTCTGATAGATGGAGGCAAAG ACACATTGCTTTGGACTGGAATAAAGAGGGGTCCACCTGCTAGGCTGAAGTTTCCTGAACCTGATGTTGTAGTCTCTGCTCTAAAAGAGGCGGTTGGTGCAGACTAG